In one window of Candidatus Sulfuricurvum sp. RIFRC-1 DNA:
- a CDS encoding GGDEF domain-containing protein: MDPIPIYQKVLEIHDHTMGLLRSMKIPAYPSQYKKIFDQLFREAADEALRKDQENVDQKVLSDSKEDVSKYLDMVENSVASFIESHSGIASVAEEQRQCLDNAPSDSIEKFVTFIEELTSLNRNMSDELDKAQSKIDSLTDELQDARSALTIDLLTKVGNRQGFSEEIEPAIEAGANKKLSLVLMMIDVDNFKFLNDEYGYVAGDKVLYFIAQTIKGMIRTADNVYRYGGEEFAVVLNRCDVTQAETMADKIRSKIEQSNLLYAGKNVHVTISVGVTIHQQGDTLETLIGRADKALYCAKKSNKNCTVLFDW, from the coding sequence ATGGACCCTATTCCTATCTATCAGAAAGTTTTAGAAATTCATGATCATACGATGGGGCTATTGCGTTCCATGAAGATTCCGGCTTATCCTTCACAATACAAAAAGATTTTTGACCAACTTTTTAGGGAAGCAGCGGATGAGGCGCTTCGTAAAGATCAGGAAAATGTCGATCAAAAAGTATTGAGTGATTCCAAAGAAGATGTAAGTAAATATCTCGATATGGTTGAAAATTCGGTTGCCTCGTTTATCGAATCGCACTCCGGTATCGCATCGGTTGCTGAAGAACAACGTCAATGTCTTGATAACGCTCCCTCGGATTCGATCGAAAAGTTTGTCACTTTTATCGAGGAATTAACCTCACTTAACCGAAATATGTCGGATGAGCTTGATAAAGCACAATCCAAGATTGATTCACTCACCGACGAACTTCAGGACGCTCGTTCAGCGCTCACAATCGATCTGTTGACCAAGGTTGGAAACCGTCAAGGATTTAGTGAAGAGATTGAACCCGCGATTGAAGCGGGTGCGAACAAAAAACTCTCCTTGGTGCTCATGATGATCGATGTGGATAATTTCAAATTCCTTAATGATGAATACGGTTATGTAGCGGGGGATAAAGTGCTTTATTTTATCGCACAGACGATTAAAGGGATGATTCGAACCGCAGATAATGTTTATCGCTATGGAGGAGAAGAATTCGCGGTTGTTCTAAATCGCTGTGACGTGACGCAGGCTGAGACAATGGCGGATAAGATACGCTCAAAAATCGAGCAAAGCAATCTCCTCTATGCCGGTAAAAATGTTCATGTTACTATCAGTGTCGGAGTGACTATTCATCAGCAGGGAGATACCTTGGAAACTCTGATAGGACGTGCCGATAAGGCACTGTATTGTGCGAAAAAGTCCAATAAAAATTGTACTGTCTTATTTGATTGGTAA
- a CDS encoding type II toxin-antitoxin system mRNA interferase toxin, RelE/StbE family translates to MYTIDQTEAFERTAQKFFKKHRDLLPRFGEVIALLQSDPFSPTLKMHKLKGELSKYYSCRLTYEYRIVVTIVITDEQIILMDIGSHDEVY, encoded by the coding sequence ATGTATACCATCGATCAAACGGAAGCATTTGAACGGACGGCTCAAAAATTCTTTAAAAAACATCGTGACTTACTTCCCCGATTTGGGGAAGTCATTGCGTTACTTCAATCCGATCCTTTTTCTCCTACCCTTAAAATGCACAAGCTTAAAGGGGAACTTTCCAAATATTACTCCTGCCGACTCACGTATGAATACCGTATTGTTGTTACGATTGTTATAACAGATGAACAAATTATTTTGATGGACATCGGCAGTCATGATGAGGTTTACTAA
- a CDS encoding DUF5625 family protein, producing the protein MSCLHAGWFGDLFDDTPKPPIEVPIDMSKAGIVADFVIRSDDSEKYRDFWLVFVRYPSGKYREEIKDSTPWLDEFIGGGTRNIDGSEIKGTITPVKLTIYRLEKDKEPTLFYEATIEAGGRDARGFYLLDGRKMAHDMRWVKEMRLPKGKYRIRLENLKAFPELKEIEMYFAIHGMRKI; encoded by the coding sequence ATGAGTTGTTTACATGCGGGGTGGTTTGGGGATTTATTTGATGATACTCCTAAACCCCCGATAGAAGTACCGATCGATATGAGCAAAGCAGGGATTGTGGCTGATTTCGTGATACGTAGTGATGATAGTGAAAAATACAGAGATTTTTGGCTTGTTTTTGTGCGGTATCCATCAGGAAAATATAGAGAAGAGATTAAAGATTCGACACCTTGGCTTGATGAATTTATAGGTGGCGGAACAAGGAACATAGATGGAAGTGAGATAAAAGGTACGATAACCCCCGTCAAACTGACGATCTATCGTCTTGAAAAAGATAAAGAGCCAACACTGTTTTATGAGGCTACGATTGAAGCGGGCGGTAGGGATGCTAGAGGTTTTTATCTTTTAGACGGTCGAAAAATGGCTCATGATATGCGGTGGGTTAAGGAGATGAGATTACCTAAAGGTAAATATCGTATTCGACTGGAAAATCTCAAAGCATTCCCTGAACTCAAAGAGATTGAAATGTACTTTGCCATTCACGGCATGCGTAAAATTTAA
- the mqnE gene encoding aminofutalosine synthase MqnE: protein MDLIAKVKRHERLSIEEATALYDLDLFTLGELADERRKALHGKRTYFNINRHINPTNICKDICKFCAYSASRKNPNPYTMSHEEILAITDDIVARGISEVHIVSAHNPDTGLEWYLEVFSKIKARHPNLHIKALTAAEVHFLAEEYGKSYDEILDLMVANGVDSMPGGGAEIFDEKVRDYICKGKVNSTQWLEIHRKWHERGMKSNVTMLFGHVEERHHRIDHMMRIRDLQDVTGGFNCFIPLVYQTENNFLNVKESITAHEILKTMAISRIVLDNVPNLKAYWVTSTVNLALVAQEFGANDLDGTIEKESINSAAGAASAHGVNLEEFVALIKNSGFEPIERDSLYNTIKAW, encoded by the coding sequence ATGGATTTGATAGCAAAAGTAAAACGGCATGAACGGTTATCCATAGAAGAAGCAACAGCCCTCTATGATTTAGACCTCTTTACCCTCGGCGAACTGGCTGATGAACGTCGCAAAGCGTTACACGGCAAACGTACCTATTTTAATATTAACCGCCACATCAATCCCACCAATATCTGTAAAGATATCTGTAAATTCTGCGCCTACAGTGCGAGCCGTAAAAATCCCAATCCCTATACGATGAGCCATGAGGAAATTTTGGCGATTACTGACGATATCGTTGCACGGGGAATTTCGGAAGTACATATCGTTTCAGCCCACAATCCTGACACGGGGTTGGAGTGGTATCTCGAAGTCTTCAGTAAGATCAAAGCACGTCACCCGAATCTACACATCAAAGCCCTGACAGCAGCGGAAGTTCATTTCTTAGCCGAAGAATATGGCAAAAGCTATGATGAGATTTTGGATTTGATGGTGGCGAACGGCGTTGATTCGATGCCCGGCGGCGGTGCGGAGATTTTCGATGAAAAAGTACGTGATTATATCTGCAAAGGAAAAGTAAATTCCACGCAGTGGCTCGAAATCCACCGTAAATGGCATGAGCGAGGGATGAAGTCCAACGTCACGATGCTCTTCGGTCATGTCGAAGAGCGACATCATCGTATTGATCACATGATGCGGATTCGAGACTTGCAGGATGTTACAGGGGGATTTAACTGCTTTATCCCCCTTGTTTATCAGACGGAGAACAACTTTTTGAATGTCAAAGAGTCTATCACCGCGCACGAAATTTTAAAAACGATGGCGATCAGCCGTATCGTACTGGATAATGTTCCGAATTTAAAAGCGTATTGGGTTACCTCAACGGTAAATTTAGCCCTTGTTGCCCAAGAATTCGGAGCGAATGACCTTGATGGTACGATCGAAAAAGAGTCGATTAACTCTGCCGCTGGAGCGGCAAGTGCTCATGGTGTTAATTTGGAAGAGTTCGTTGCACTCATTAAGAACAGCGGATTTGAACCAATTGAGCGTGATAGCTTGTATAATACCATCAAAGCGTGGTAA
- a CDS encoding aminodeoxychorismate/anthranilate synthase component II translates to MILMIDNYDSFTYNIVQYCLELGADLKIIRNDELTVEEIEALHPEKIIISPGPATPDDAGVTLEVIRHFADKVPILGICLGHQSIAQAFGGNVVRANRMMHGKTSRMLRQGNTPIFDKLPEMFTATRYHSLIVEQENLPDVIIPTAYSEDDHEIMALEIKDKPIYGVQFHPESIMSEFGHEILNNFLKL, encoded by the coding sequence ATGATTTTAATGATTGATAATTATGACAGTTTTACCTATAACATTGTTCAGTATTGTTTAGAACTTGGGGCGGATCTCAAAATTATTCGTAATGATGAACTCACGGTAGAAGAGATTGAAGCGCTTCATCCTGAGAAAATCATTATCTCTCCGGGACCTGCAACTCCCGATGATGCAGGGGTTACTCTCGAAGTCATTCGTCATTTTGCCGATAAAGTACCTATTCTAGGGATATGTTTGGGGCATCAAAGCATTGCACAGGCTTTTGGAGGAAACGTAGTACGAGCAAATCGAATGATGCACGGTAAAACCTCAAGAATGTTGCGTCAGGGAAATACCCCTATTTTTGATAAACTTCCTGAGATGTTTACAGCGACCCGCTATCATTCCTTGATCGTCGAACAGGAAAATCTTCCGGATGTCATTATCCCGACAGCGTATAGTGAAGATGATCATGAGATTATGGCGTTAGAGATTAAAGACAAACCGATTTACGGCGTTCAGTTTCATCCTGAATCGATTATGAGCGAATTCGGGCATGAGATTCTCAACAATTTTCTAAAACTATGA
- a CDS encoding ATP citrate lyase citrate-binding domain-containing protein, giving the protein MAQRAIREYDGKAIFSKHWEKYFSGFHYGFKSVLVTNGDELRACAQKHGFEWLKQEALVAKPDMLFGKRGKNDLVLFKTTKPGDVTLEEAAKWIDEKIAHETTLLSGQHGTLTHFIIEPFTPHSQDQEYYISATTVGEDDVLYLSAEGGMEVEEGWEEKVNEVTIPITMDDANIAHLIRANVPAGIPAENKERFIAFAEQFYKFYRDQNFAYLEINPIVMIGNDMHILDLVARLDDTAGFMMGESWCGAEFPTAFGMEDQTPEEKAIAEADSKSGASLKLTILNPMGRIWTMVAGGGASVVYADTIADLSGNVSDLANYGEYSGGPTTGETKFYADTVLDLMTRHKDPKGRDKILIIGGAIANFTDVAKTFTGIIQSFETYADRMKEHNTRIYVRRGGPNYEKGLKDIKDAADRLGLYIEVYGPETHVTDIVRMALEK; this is encoded by the coding sequence ATGGCTCAAAGAGCGATTCGTGAATACGACGGTAAAGCAATTTTCTCTAAACATTGGGAAAAATACTTCAGTGGTTTTCATTACGGTTTCAAATCAGTATTGGTAACTAATGGTGATGAATTACGTGCTTGTGCACAAAAACACGGTTTTGAATGGTTGAAACAAGAAGCTCTTGTTGCCAAACCGGATATGCTCTTCGGTAAACGCGGTAAAAATGATCTTGTATTGTTTAAAACTACTAAACCGGGTGACGTCACGCTTGAAGAAGCCGCTAAATGGATCGACGAAAAAATCGCTCACGAAACGACACTTCTCTCCGGACAACACGGAACATTAACTCATTTTATTATTGAGCCGTTTACTCCACACTCTCAAGATCAAGAGTATTATATTTCTGCAACCACAGTCGGTGAAGACGATGTTCTTTATCTATCGGCTGAGGGCGGTATGGAAGTTGAAGAGGGTTGGGAAGAGAAAGTTAACGAAGTAACCATTCCTATCACTATGGATGATGCAAACATTGCTCACTTGATCCGTGCCAATGTTCCTGCGGGAATTCCTGCCGAGAACAAAGAGCGTTTTATCGCTTTCGCAGAACAATTTTACAAATTCTACCGAGATCAGAATTTCGCTTATCTTGAAATCAATCCGATCGTTATGATCGGTAATGATATGCACATTCTTGACCTTGTTGCGCGTCTGGATGACACGGCAGGGTTCATGATGGGCGAATCATGGTGCGGTGCTGAGTTCCCGACGGCGTTTGGTATGGAAGATCAAACTCCGGAAGAAAAAGCGATTGCAGAAGCAGACTCTAAATCGGGTGCTTCATTGAAATTGACCATCCTTAATCCAATGGGACGTATCTGGACGATGGTAGCAGGTGGTGGAGCATCGGTTGTTTATGCCGATACCATCGCAGACCTCTCCGGTAACGTTTCCGATCTTGCCAACTACGGTGAGTATTCAGGCGGACCGACTACAGGTGAGACTAAATTCTACGCGGATACGGTTTTGGATTTGATGACACGTCACAAAGATCCTAAGGGACGCGATAAAATCCTTATTATCGGCGGTGCGATTGCGAACTTTACCGATGTTGCAAAAACCTTTACCGGTATTATTCAGTCGTTCGAAACCTATGCGGATCGTATGAAAGAACATAATACCCGTATTTATGTACGCCGTGGCGGACCGAACTATGAAAAAGGTCTCAAAGATATTAAAGATGCGGCAGACCGTTTGGGTCTCTATATCGAAGTTTATGGGCCAGAAACACACGTAACGGATATCGTACGTATGGCTTTAGAGAAATAA
- a CDS encoding citrate/2-methylcitrate synthase, with product MGALFTKDTQAIFWNNNASAIQRMLDYDYVINRAKPSVAAIVAPTSGNKFEKFFYGPDEIMVPVFRNTTEAAAAFPNADVLLNFGSFRTAYDVTMEAITLKGQFKTVMVTAEGIPERLARKMNQAARDAGVVVIGPATVGGIAPGGFKIANVGGTIENIINSKLHRAGSCGLVTRSGGLFNELSNIISINADGIAEGVAIGGDRFVGSVFIDNLLRMESNPEVKYMVLLGEVGGTEEYKVIEAVKAGKIKKPIIAWCIGTIAKHFSSGVQFGHAGASANADAETAASKNEAMAAAGIYVPASFNDLPHTIAEVYGKLRSEGTIGEIVEPELRAVPKVRRKKEFICTISDDRGDEATYAGYPISSVATPETGFGIGDVISLLWFKKRYPKWATDYLETVIKTVADHGPAVSGAHNAKVTARAGKDVISSLVTGLLTIGPRFGGAIDDAARYFKYANDRGMSPAEFIDYMKKEGKTISGIGHRIKSVRNPDLRVSGLKKYAAEHFPATPLLDFALEVEKLTTSKKDNLILNVDGTIGILMVDMWRALGYSEEEIDGFIEAGALNAFFVVGRSIGFIGHILDEKRLGMPMYRHPTDDILYNVELADEI from the coding sequence ATGGGTGCTTTATTTACCAAAGATACACAAGCAATTTTTTGGAACAACAACGCGAGCGCTATTCAGCGTATGTTGGATTATGACTATGTCATCAACCGTGCTAAACCTTCGGTTGCGGCAATCGTTGCTCCAACGTCCGGAAACAAATTCGAGAAATTTTTCTATGGTCCCGATGAGATCATGGTTCCGGTTTTCCGTAACACTACTGAAGCGGCAGCAGCATTTCCTAATGCAGACGTTCTTTTAAACTTCGGTTCTTTCCGTACCGCGTATGATGTTACGATGGAAGCGATCACACTCAAAGGGCAATTCAAAACCGTTATGGTTACAGCTGAGGGGATTCCTGAGCGTCTTGCACGTAAAATGAACCAAGCGGCTCGTGATGCAGGTGTGGTTGTTATCGGACCGGCTACTGTCGGCGGTATCGCTCCGGGCGGATTTAAAATCGCTAACGTTGGTGGAACGATTGAAAATATCATCAACTCGAAACTGCACCGTGCTGGTTCATGCGGACTGGTTACGCGTTCAGGCGGTTTGTTCAATGAACTCTCAAACATCATCAGTATCAATGCTGACGGTATTGCTGAGGGTGTTGCGATCGGTGGAGACCGTTTCGTAGGATCGGTATTCATCGACAACCTTCTTCGCATGGAGAGCAACCCTGAAGTTAAATACATGGTTCTTCTCGGTGAAGTAGGGGGGACTGAGGAGTACAAAGTGATCGAAGCGGTAAAAGCCGGCAAAATCAAAAAACCGATCATCGCTTGGTGTATCGGTACGATTGCGAAACATTTTAGCTCAGGGGTTCAATTCGGTCACGCAGGTGCTTCAGCAAATGCGGACGCAGAAACAGCAGCATCGAAAAATGAAGCAATGGCAGCAGCCGGTATCTATGTACCTGCGAGCTTCAATGATCTTCCGCACACAATCGCAGAAGTTTACGGAAAACTTCGCAGTGAGGGCACTATCGGTGAAATTGTTGAACCGGAATTACGTGCCGTACCAAAAGTACGTCGTAAGAAAGAGTTCATTTGTACGATCTCTGATGACCGTGGTGATGAAGCAACCTATGCAGGTTATCCGATCAGTTCGGTTGCAACACCTGAAACCGGTTTCGGTATCGGTGATGTTATTTCATTGCTTTGGTTCAAAAAACGTTATCCGAAATGGGCAACCGATTATCTTGAAACCGTTATCAAAACGGTTGCCGATCACGGTCCAGCTGTTTCAGGTGCACACAATGCAAAAGTAACTGCACGTGCGGGTAAAGACGTTATCAGTTCACTTGTAACAGGTCTTTTGACCATTGGACCACGTTTCGGCGGAGCGATCGATGATGCGGCACGTTATTTCAAATACGCAAACGATCGTGGTATGTCTCCGGCTGAATTCATTGATTACATGAAAAAAGAGGGTAAAACCATCTCCGGTATCGGTCACCGTATCAAATCGGTTCGTAATCCGGATCTTCGTGTATCAGGATTGAAAAAATATGCGGCTGAGCATTTCCCGGCTACTCCGTTACTTGATTTTGCGCTTGAAGTCGAAAAATTGACAACCTCTAAAAAAGATAACCTTATTTTGAACGTTGACGGTACTATCGGTATCTTGATGGTTGATATGTGGCGTGCGCTTGGATATTCCGAAGAGGAGATCGACGGCTTTATTGAAGCGGGTGCATTAAACGCATTCTTCGTTGTCGGTCGCTCTATCGGGTTCATCGGACACATCTTGGATGAAAAACGTCTCGGAATGCCGATGTATCGTCATCCGACCGATGATATTCTTTACAACGTCGAACTTGCAGACGAGATTTAA